Proteins encoded together in one Megalops cyprinoides isolate fMegCyp1 chromosome 20, fMegCyp1.pri, whole genome shotgun sequence window:
- the klhl20 gene encoding kelch-like protein 20 — protein MDAKPMRRGTSARPDTTGMDITSRCTLGDPNKLPEGVPQPARMPYVSDKHPRQTLEVINLLRKHRELCDVVLVVGAKKIYAHRVILSACSPYFRAMFTGELAESRQTEVVIRDIDERAMELLIDFAYTSQVTVEEGNVQTLLPAACLLQLAEIQEACCEFLKRQLDPSNCLGIRAFADTHSCRELLRIADKFTQHNFQEVMESEEFMLLPANQLIDIISSDELNVRSEEQVFNAVMAWVKYSIQERRPQLPQVLQHVRLPLLSPKFLVGTVGSDPLIKSDEECRDLVDEAKNYLLLPQERPLMQGPRTRPRKPIRCGEVLFAVGGWCSGDAISSVERYDPQTNEWRMVASMSKRRCGVGVSVLDDLLYAVGGHDGSSYLNSVERYDPKTNQWSSDVAPTSTCRTSVGVAVLGGYLYAVGGQDGVSCLNIVERYDPKENKWTRVASMSTRRLGVAVAVLGGFLYAVGGSDGTSPLNTVERYNPQENRWHTVAPMGTRRKHLGCAVYQDMIYSVGGRDDTTELSSAERYNPRTNQWSPVVAMTSRRSGVGLAVVNGQLMAVGGFDGTTYLKTIEVYDPDANTWRLYGGMNYRRLGGGVGVIKMTHCESHIW, from the exons ATGGACGCAAAGCCAATGCGCAG GGGTACCAGCGCTCGCCCAGACACCACCGGAATGGACATCACCAGTCGTTGCACCCTGGGTGACCCCAACAAGCTGCCCGAGGGCGTGCCCCAGCCGGCGCGCATGCCCTACGTGTCGGACAAGCACCCGCGCCAGACCCTGGAGGTCATCAACCTGCTGCGCAAGCACCGCGAGCTGTGCGacgtggtgctggtggtgggcGCCAAGAAGATCTACGCCCACCGCGTCATCCTGTCGGCCTGCAGCCCCTACTTCCGCGCCATGTTCACCGGCGAGCTGGCCGAGAGCCGGCAGACGGAGGTGGTGATCCGCGACATCGACGAGCGCGCCATGGAGCTGCTCATCGACTTCGCCTACACGTCGCAGGTGACGGTGGAGGAGGGCAACGTGCAGACGCTGCTGCCGGCCGcctgcctgctgcagctggccgAGATCCAGGAGGCGTGCTGCGAGTTCCTCAAGCGGCAGCTGGACCCCTCCAACTGCCTGGGCATCCGCGCCTTCGCCGACACGCACTCCTGCAGGGAGCTGCTGCGCATCGCCGACAAGTTCACGCAGCACAACTTCCAGGAG GTGATGGAGAGCGAGGAGTTCATGCTTCTCCCGGCCAACCAGCTGATTGACATCATCTCCAGCGACGAGCTGAACGTCCGCAGCGAAGAGCAGGTGTTCAACGCCGTCATGGCCTGGGTCAAGTACAGCATCCAGGAGCGCCGGCCGCAGCTGCCACAG GTCCTACAGCATGTTCGTCTGCCTCTCCTGAGCCCGAAATTCCTGGTGGGGACCGTGGGGTCAGACCCCCTGATCAAGAGCGACGAGGAATGCAG agaCCTGGTTGATGAAGCCAAGAACTACCTCCTCCTTCCTCAAGAGCGCCCCCTAATGCAAGGGCCACGAACACGCCCCCGCAAGCCCATCCGATGTGGAGAGGTGCTGTTTGCAG TCGGAGGGTGGTGCAGCGGTGACGCCATCTCCAGCGTGGAGCGCTACGACCCGCAGACAAACGAGTGGCGCATGGTGGCCTCCATGAGCAAGAGGCGGTGTGGCGTGGGCGTCAGCGTGCTGGACGACCTCCTGTACGCCGTCGGGGGTCACGACGGCTCCTCCTATCTCAACAGCGTGGAGAG GTATGACCCCAAGACGAACCAGTGGAGCAGCGATGTGGCCCCCACCAGCACCTGCAGGACCAGTGTCGGGGTGGCAGTCCTTGGGGGATACCTGTATGCAGTCGGGGGACAGGATGGAGTCTCGTGTCTCAACATCGTGGAAAG atATGACCCCAAGGAGAACAAGTGGACGCGAGTGGCCTCCATGAGCACCAGGCGGCTGGGCGTGGCCGTTGCTGTGCTGGGGGGCTTTCTGTATGCAGTGGGGGGCTCGGACGGAACCTCACCTCTCAACACGG TGGAGAGGTACAACCCCCAGGAGAACCGCTGGCACACAGTGGCGCCCATGGGCACCCGCAGGAAGCACCTGGGCTGCGCCGTCTACCAGGACATGATCTACTCGGTGGGCGGCCGCGACGACACCACCGAGCTCAGCAGCGCCGAGCGCTACAACCCCAGGACCAACCAGTGGTCCCCGGTGGTTGCCATGACGTCCAGACGGAGCGGG GTTGGACTAGCGGTTGTTAATGGACAGCTGATGGCAGTCGGAGGCTTTGACGGCACAACGTACCTGAAAACAATAGAGGTCTATGATCCTGACGCTAACACGTGGAG ACTCTACGGTGGAATGAACTATCGAAGGCTAGGAGGGGGCGTAGGGGTTATCAAAATGACGCACTGTGAATCGCATATATGGTAA
- the ankrd45 gene encoding ankyrin repeat domain-containing protein 45, with the protein MELRAENSVLSCCLSGDAEGLQRVLESKSNSDEGETVDLLSEKDDVGRNALFMACMLGRSNVVRELVKYGGNVNELTARGYSPLHCAAVWGQLDTVKTLVDLGADMHTVNFRGEKAKEVACRYSKTDCAEFLAWAEAKQDLQSYISQVRQTISDPEKVHGKLTKEEKNICMNTCSAKADWIQNAKNPSKQDFIEQKQHLEDTISPVLAKLTLQSEATAKHRKN; encoded by the exons ATGGAATTAAGAGCAGAAAACTCAGTGTTAAGCTGCTGCCTGTCGGGAGATGCCGAAGGTCTTCAAAGAGTGCTGGAATCTAAAAGCAATTCGGACGAGGGCGAAACTGTCGATTTGCTCTCCGAAAAGGATGATGTTGGGAGAAATGCTTTGTTTATGGCATGTATGCTTGGAAGAAGCAATGTCGTCCGAGAGCTAGTGAAATACGGAGGAAATGTTAATGAACTCACTGCGAGGG GTTACTCTCCGCTGCATTGCGCTGCTGTCTGGGGTCAGCTGGATACGGTGAAAACTTTAGTGGATCTTGGTGCTGACATGCACACGGTTAACTTCCGCGGAGAGAAAGCCAAGGAGGTTGCGTGCCGCTATTCCAAGACGGACTGTGCCGAGTTTCTCGCCTGGGCAG AAGCCAAACAGGACTTACAGTCGTACATCTCCCAGGTAAGACAGACCATCTCTGATCCAGAAAAAGTGCACGGGAAACTCACCAAGGAGGAGAAG AACATATGCATGAACACCTGCTCGGCAAAGGCAGACTGGATTCAGAATGCAAAAAATCCATCAAAACAAGACTTTATTGAGCAGAAGCAGCACCTGGAGGACACAATTAGCCCTGTTCTTGCTAAGCTTACACTTCAGT ctgaagctacagcaaaacacagaaaaaactgA
- the LOC118795919 gene encoding quinone oxidoreductase-like protein 2 — protein sequence MAGLFGLATVPERIFRPLLRAKGVHSSWGRSLPSVNLTSSQERRGYRAATCTELKKPLILKDIAASELKPSEVRVEVHFCGVNFADILVCQGLYQEKPPLPFTPGMEFSGCVMETGLEVTSVQKGDRVIGMGGKAMAEECVVDQKLLWKIPDELSYEEAAALPASYGTAILGLRHRARTQPGETVLVTAAAGAAGLAAVDIASHVLKAQVIAAAGSDRKCALAVQKGASASINYTTSNLKDELKKVTNKKGVNVVFDAVGGDVFKNALSCLSWEGRIVVVGFAGGNIPAIPANLLLVKNIAAMGVFWGRYRDEDFPVFSESISDAIRYCQAGMIKPHIGAKFKLHQVNEAFQYILQRQSVGKVVLSMK from the exons ATGGCAGGTCTATTCGGACTTGCGACTGTTCCGGAGAGGATTTTTAGACCACTATTAAG GGCTAAAGGTGTGCACAGCAGCTGGGGTCGGTCTTTACCGTCGGTCAACCTGACCTCATCTCAGGAGAGGCGCGGGTACCGCGCTGCCACGTGCACTGAGCTGAAGAAACCGCTGATACTGAAAGACATTGCAGCCAGTGAACTCAAACCATCCGAG GTCAGGGTGGAGGTCCACTTCTGTGGGGTGAATTTTGCCGACATCCTGGTGTGTCAGGGGCTGTACCAGGAAAAGCCCCCTCTGCCTTTTACACCAG GAATGGAATTTTCAGGCTGTGTGATGGAAACTGGGTTGGAGGTCACATCTGTGCAAAAG GGTGATCGTGTCATCGGAATGGGAGGAAAGGCGATGGCAGAGGAGTGCGTTGTGGATCAAAAG CTGCTGTGGAAAATCCCAGATGAGCTGAGCTATGAAGAAGCTGCCGCACTTCCTGCGTCTTACGGCACAGCTATCCTAGGACTGCGGCACAGAGCACGCACACAGCCAGG GGAGACGGTCCTAGTGACAGCTGCAGCGGGGGCTGCGGGCCTAGCTGCTGTTGACATTGCATCCCATGTTCTCAAGGCCCAG GTCATTGCAGCAGCGGGAAGTGACCGTAAGTGTGCCCTTGCGGTGCAGAAAGGAGCATCAGCCTCCATTAACTACACCACCAGCAATCTGAAGGACGAGCTCAAGAAGGTGACCAACAAAAAGGGAGTGAATGTCGTCTTTGATGCTGTCGGCGGGGACGTCTTTAAGAACGCTTTGTCATG TCTAAGCTGGGAGGGGAGGATAGTAGTTGTAGGATTTGCAGGGGGGAATATCCCTGCTATTCCAGCCAACCTACTTCTGGTGAAAAACATTGCAGCGATGGGTGTGTTCTGGGGCCGGTACCGGGATGAGGACTTCCCGGTGTTCTCCGAGTCCATTTCTGATGCCATCCGGTACTGCCAGGCAGGAATGATCAAACCGCACATTGGAGCCAAGTTCAAGTTACATCAG gtGAATGAAGCCTTTCAGTACATTCTACAGAGGCAGTCTGTGGGGAAAGTGGTCTTATCCATGAAGTGA